A section of the Lujinxingia sediminis genome encodes:
- a CDS encoding YqgE/AlgH family protein has product MSEPPQPAPRSSAPGFLIASPRLDGSPFERAVVAMVHHDEEGAMGFIINKPLEIDFGSLIQSVNEEITPQLSPSSFEMPVYFGGPVRIEQLWVMYRRLDRGDSQEAEQRRRLRRMRQRSDDDELTFNQGWYLAASGEIIEGFARGMQAGDYRPFIGYAGWGPGQLEQEIEEGSWLLDDFHAESFFHTSYDAQWDEALARIGVNPTAFMMMARSGSA; this is encoded by the coding sequence ATGTCCGAACCTCCACAGCCCGCCCCCCGCTCCTCGGCCCCCGGATTTCTGATCGCCTCCCCTCGCCTCGATGGCTCCCCCTTTGAGCGCGCCGTCGTCGCCATGGTGCATCATGACGAAGAGGGGGCGATGGGCTTTATCATCAACAAGCCCCTGGAGATCGACTTCGGATCGTTGATTCAGAGCGTCAACGAGGAGATCACCCCGCAGCTCAGCCCCTCGAGCTTTGAGATGCCGGTGTACTTCGGTGGTCCGGTACGCATTGAGCAGCTCTGGGTGATGTACCGCCGGCTGGATCGTGGCGACAGCCAGGAGGCCGAACAACGGCGACGTCTTCGTCGCATGCGCCAGCGCAGCGATGACGATGAGCTCACCTTCAATCAGGGCTGGTACCTGGCGGCCAGCGGCGAAATCATTGAGGGCTTTGCCCGGGGAATGCAGGCCGGCGATTACAGACCCTTCATCGGGTATGCCGGATGGGGCCCCGGCCAGCTGGAGCAGGAGATCGAAGAGGGCAGCTGGCTACTCGACGACTTCCACGCCGAGAGCTTCTTTCACACCAGCTATGACGCGCAGTGGGACGAGGCCCTGGCGCGCATCGGCGTCAACCCGACGGCCTTTATGATGATGGCGCGCTCCGGCTCGGCCTGA
- the dnaA gene encoding chromosomal replication initiator protein DnaA translates to MQELWNAALLELRTKVNEHNFTNWFEKLRLLECNDETLVLGVDDPFVQVWVQDNYIDLIEQAVEHAAGQPLKIEIVESGQDEPIEVENIDLEAEPMAARSARLDNESGQAALFDFGLIEAASPADLDALVSAAGMNPRYTFDEFVVGPSNQFTHAACQAVASGSGQTYNPLFIFGGVGLGKTHLLQAIGVEMLRRDPRTRVRYLSAEVFMNELIGSLRQKTMAEFRNQFRNDCDLLLIDDIQFIGGKDSTQEEFFHTFNALYQSGKQIVMTSDKTPQELPGIEERLASRFAWGLIADVQAPEIETRVAILEKKAEDSKIELSKELVLLLATSIRSNVRELEGTLLRMVAQAQLLGVPLNTDLARQLLKRMNIQHERSLGVEQIIRMVASHFDIKPSDIKGSRRTRAISEPRQMAMYLSRKHTGESYPELGRKFGGKDHTTVLTAFRKIEDLVEMGNNDFATAIAELEALLLR, encoded by the coding sequence ATGCAAGAACTCTGGAACGCCGCCCTGCTCGAACTCAGGACCAAGGTCAATGAGCACAACTTCACGAACTGGTTCGAGAAGCTGCGCCTGTTGGAATGCAACGATGAGACCCTTGTACTCGGGGTCGATGATCCCTTTGTGCAGGTCTGGGTCCAGGATAACTACATCGATCTGATCGAGCAGGCCGTGGAGCATGCCGCCGGCCAGCCTCTGAAGATCGAGATCGTTGAGAGCGGCCAGGACGAGCCCATCGAGGTGGAGAACATTGACCTTGAGGCCGAGCCGATGGCCGCGCGCTCCGCGCGCCTCGACAACGAAAGCGGCCAGGCTGCCCTCTTTGACTTCGGGCTCATCGAAGCGGCATCGCCGGCCGATCTCGACGCACTGGTGAGCGCGGCGGGCATGAACCCGCGCTACACCTTCGATGAGTTTGTCGTGGGTCCCTCCAACCAGTTTACCCACGCGGCCTGCCAGGCCGTGGCCTCGGGCAGCGGTCAGACCTACAACCCGCTCTTCATCTTCGGGGGAGTGGGCCTGGGTAAGACGCACCTCTTGCAGGCGATCGGCGTGGAGATGTTGCGCCGCGATCCCCGCACCCGCGTGCGCTACCTCTCGGCCGAAGTCTTCATGAACGAGCTCATCGGGAGCCTGCGCCAGAAGACGATGGCCGAGTTTCGCAACCAGTTCAGAAACGACTGCGATCTGCTCCTGATCGATGACATTCAGTTCATCGGCGGCAAGGACTCCACCCAGGAGGAGTTCTTCCACACGTTCAACGCCCTCTATCAGAGCGGCAAGCAGATCGTGATGACCTCCGATAAGACCCCGCAGGAGCTGCCCGGCATTGAGGAGCGCCTGGCCAGCCGCTTCGCCTGGGGATTGATCGCCGATGTGCAAGCCCCCGAGATCGAGACCCGGGTGGCGATCCTGGAGAAGAAGGCCGAAGACAGCAAGATCGAGCTGAGCAAAGAACTCGTGCTGCTGCTGGCCACCTCCATCCGCAGCAACGTGCGCGAGCTCGAAGGTACGCTCCTGCGCATGGTCGCCCAGGCCCAGCTCCTGGGCGTGCCGCTCAACACGGATCTGGCCCGCCAGCTGCTCAAACGCATGAACATCCAGCATGAGCGCAGCCTGGGCGTCGAGCAGATCATCCGCATGGTCGCCTCCCATTTCGACATCAAGCCCTCCGACATCAAGGGAAGCCGACGCACCCGCGCGATCAGCGAACCGCGTCAGATGGCGATGTACTTGAGCCGCAAGCACACCGGGGAGAGCTACCCGGAGCTGGGACGAAAGTTCGGTGGTAAGGATCACACCACGGTGCTCACCGCTTTCCGCAAGATCGAAGACCTGGTGGAGATGGGTAATAACGACTTCGCCACCGCCATCGCGGAGCTTGAAGCGTTGCTCCTGCGCTGA
- the rpmH gene encoding 50S ribosomal protein L34 produces the protein MSKRTYQPSKVKRRRTHGFRKRMKTVGGRLTVKRRRSRGRKQLAVTKHKK, from the coding sequence ATGAGCAAACGCACCTACCAACCGAGCAAAGTAAAGCGCCGTCGCACCCACGGATTCCGCAAGCGTATGAAGACCGTCGGCGGCCGTCTGACCGTCAAGCGTCGTCGCTCTCGCGGCCGCAAGCAGCTCGCTGTGACCAAGCACAAGAAGTAA
- the rnpA gene encoding ribonuclease P protein component, with protein sequence MKRSDFLRTRRKGRRYEGRWTVVYCKANTLDHPRLGVTVSKKVGNAVCRNRWKRRLREIFRRNKALFGLSHDTVVIVKAGSEHPAYEELVADLLQSVARAQKPRRPRAERR encoded by the coding sequence TTGAAGCGCTCCGACTTTTTGCGCACTCGCCGCAAGGGACGCCGCTATGAAGGGCGTTGGACGGTGGTCTACTGCAAGGCCAACACGCTCGATCATCCTCGTCTGGGGGTGACGGTGAGCAAGAAGGTTGGCAACGCCGTCTGTCGCAACCGCTGGAAGCGACGCCTGCGCGAGATCTTTCGGCGCAACAAGGCGCTCTTTGGCCTGAGCCACGACACGGTGGTGATCGTCAAAGCGGGCAGCGAGCATCCGGCGTACGAGGAGCTGGTCGCCGACCTGCTCCAATCGGTGGCGCGAGCTCAAAAGCCGCGCCGCCCACGCGCGGAGCGTCGCTGA